From Oncorhynchus gorbuscha isolate QuinsamMale2020 ecotype Even-year unplaced genomic scaffold, OgorEven_v1.0 Un_scaffold_6221, whole genome shotgun sequence, one genomic window encodes:
- the LOC124029401 gene encoding grancalcin-like codes for MDDFLKDKWTGYSFVQDGEIDAEELQRCLTQTGISGTYTPFSLETCRIMIAMLDRDMTGKLGFNEFKELFAALSGWKQNFMMFDQDRSGTVEPHEMTQSISAMGYRISPQALNAVIKRYSKAGRIYFDDYVACAVKLRALTESFRRRDQMQQGAVNFQYDDFILCTMAI; via the exons ATGG ATGACTTTTTGAAAGACAAGTGGACG ggttattcctttgtgcaggATGGGGAGATTGATGCAGAGGAGCTTCAGAGGTGTCTTACACAGACTGGTATCAGTGGCACCTATACTC CCTTCAGTTTGGAGACATGTAGAATCATGATCGCAATGCTGGAT AGAGACATGACCGGAAAGCTGGGCTTCAATGAGTTCAAGGAGCTGTTTGCTGCCTTGAGTGGCTGGAAGCAGAACTTCATGATGTTCGACCAGGACCGGAGTGGCACGGTGGAACCCCATGAGATGACCCAGTCCATCTCCGCTATGG GCTACAGGATCAGCCCGCAAGCTCTGAACGCTGTCATCAAACGCTACAGCAAGGCTGGACGGATCTATTTTGATGACTATGTCGCATGTGCTGTGAAGCTTCGCGCCCTCACAG AGAGCTtcaggaggagagaccagatgcaGCAGGGGGCTGTCAACTTCCAATACGATGAC TTTATCCTGTGTACAATGGCCATCTGA